The genomic stretch TCCTCTTCAGAGTCAGGTAAATCTCGATTCAACAAGATTTAAAAAAAGTATTTCACACCTACGTTGACTTCGTAGCGGTCCAGAGTGCCTTCGTCCTCAATCTCTACTGTTGCTCCCTGCGGCGTTTGACCTGATCCTGTCATGTCGGCATCCGCGATGGTGTATTGTCCTGCCAAAAATATGGCATAACTGTCATTAACCGGGTACTCAATTCCGGCTGTCAGGTAATAAAACATACTGTCGTCCATCTCTATACTCATCCCCTGGGCACTGATAAAATCGCTTACCGTGGAATCGTTAAAGGAGTACCCGATCCCAGCCCCGATGTAAGGATTTACGATACTCGTATTAAAATGATAGTTTACGCCCAAGGAAATTGGAATATGGCTGTGCTCCGCAAGTAGATTGTCTTTTTCGTCATGTACTTCGACTTCCTGCATGAACTCTATGCCGAGGTTGAAAGAAAAGTCGTTGTAGTATTTACTGAGGATGATGCCGAATTTGAGTGCGTCATCGGACTCCATTTCATGGGTGACTCCACGCTGGTATGGGTCTGGTTTTTCCTCGCTGTCAAAACTAGCCATGCCGATATATCCGCTGAGTGCCAAGTCGCGATGTGACTTCTGTTGTATTTGCTGCACTTCCTCTTGTTCAATTTTTTGGTTTTTCGCAGAGGACAGCTGAGCGCTGCTTGCCAGCAGAAGTACGGCACCTGCTACTATCATTTTTTTCATTTCTTTCTCCTGTGTTGAATTTTCGCATTGATCAAATTATTATATAATTAATGAAATATACAGAACTTAAGGAGGGGAGTAAATGAAAAAAAATTATTGGAGAAAAAGTTGAGTATGCAGAGCGGCTTGCTTGCGGGCTACCTCTCTGTAGGACACTTCACTTTAGAAAGATCAGGAGAGCCGGAAGCAGAGTCTGCTTTTCTATTTGGTATCCACGGCGGAATGGAGTATATATTGCATAGTCTGCGCACCTATTTGTAATGCATGAGAATTCAACAGAATGACAGATTATATGCCGACCCGGCTTTTTCTCCTCCGTCATGGTCCTACCTCCGCGCCGCCGGGCTGCTTTGCTGGCAGCAGCGACGTTCCCCTGTCCGCCCAAGGACTTGTCCGTTTAGATAACATAAGAGCACAGCTGAAGGATGCTGATTGCTGGTATTGTAGCCCCATGCTGCGTACCAGGCAGACGCTGCAACATTTGCGACACCTGAAATTTAAGGTGGGGGAGCCTGTCTATGACGAGCGATTGCGCGAGATCGACTTCGGACGTTGGGAGCTCCAAACCTTTGCTGATATTGCTGCCCAGGATGAGGAGCTGCTCCCGGCCTGGAATCAATACCTGGACTTTACCTTTCCTGAAGGAGAAGCAGTTGCTGCGTTTATTCAAAGGGTTGAGGCCATGCTTGCGGTCTTCAGTGGGATGGAAACCAGTGCCGGTACCAATACCGTGGCTGTTGTGACCCATGGGGGAGTGATCCGAACCATGATCTGCCTTGCTCTGGGGATTTCCCCCCGCAATTATCTTCTGT from Candidatus Electrothrix communis encodes the following:
- a CDS encoding histidine phosphatase family protein, encoding MTDYMPTRLFLLRHGPTSAPPGCFAGSSDVPLSAQGLVRLDNIRAQLKDADCWYCSPMLRTRQTLQHLRHLKFKVGEPVYDERLREIDFGRWELQTFADIAAQDEELLPAWNQYLDFTFPEGEAVAAFIQRVEAMLAVFSGMETSAGTNTVAVVTHGGVIRTMICLALGISPRNYLLFDVQPASLTVLDLFSEGGVLRGLNL
- a CDS encoding OmpW family outer membrane protein, yielding MKKMIVAGAVLLLASSAQLSSAKNQKIEQEEVQQIQQKSHRDLALSGYIGMASFDSEEKPDPYQRGVTHEMESDDALKFGIILSKYYNDFSFNLGIEFMQEVEVHDEKDNLLAEHSHIPISLGVNYHFNTSIVNPYIGAGIGYSFNDSTVSDFISAQGMSIEMDDSMFYYLTAGIEYPVNDSYAIFLAGQYTIADADMTGSGQTPQGATVEIEDEGTLDRYEVNVGVKYFF